The Streptomyces tendae genome has a window encoding:
- a CDS encoding TetR/AcrR family transcriptional regulator, protein MMPAARESLLDAAYTALARRPWSAVRMVDVAAAAGVSRQTLYNEFGSKDGLARALVRREADSYLAGVDRALTAHTDPRDRLTATAEWTTASARENALVRAMLTGCWSERLPVPALAAVPSGSALPAQRRADGPLPSPADLVHLVRDRAVAVLAGPGHTRGDTADLARSCELVIRLALSCVVASAPDDGVAELVRGALHRRPVP, encoded by the coding sequence ATGATGCCTGCAGCGCGGGAATCTCTGCTGGACGCCGCGTACACGGCCCTGGCCCGTCGGCCGTGGTCCGCGGTGCGGATGGTGGACGTGGCCGCCGCGGCCGGGGTGTCCCGCCAGACGCTCTACAACGAGTTCGGCAGCAAGGACGGCCTCGCGCGGGCCCTGGTGCGCCGGGAGGCCGACAGCTACCTGGCCGGCGTCGACCGCGCCCTCACCGCCCACACCGACCCGCGCGACCGGCTCACCGCGACCGCCGAGTGGACCACGGCGAGCGCCCGCGAGAACGCCCTGGTGCGCGCCATGCTCACCGGCTGCTGGAGCGAACGCCTGCCCGTGCCGGCCCTCGCGGCCGTGCCGTCCGGGTCCGCCCTGCCCGCGCAGCGCCGCGCCGACGGGCCCCTGCCCTCACCCGCCGACCTCGTCCACCTGGTCCGCGACCGGGCCGTCGCCGTGCTCGCGGGGCCCGGGCACACGCGGGGCGACACCGCGGACCTCGCGCGGTCCTGCGAGCTCGTGATCCGCCTCGCCCTGTCCTGCGTCGTCGCGTCCGCGCCGGACGACGGGGTGGCCGAGCTGGTCCGGGGTGCCCTGCATCGTCGGCCGGTGCCGTGA
- the rsgA gene encoding ribosome small subunit-dependent GTPase A, with amino-acid sequence MRRYGKHTDEDDIRSRPNRKGNRPRTHIRPKHEDATEGMVLTVDRGRLTCLVEDRVITAMKARELGRKAAVVGDRVAIVGDLSGKKDTLARIVRIEERSSVLRRTADDDDPYERVVVANADQLAVVTALADPEPRPRLIDRCLVAAFDGGLEPLLVLTKSDLAPPDKLLELYGALDIPYVVTSRAELESGEAVERVREQLDGRITALVGHSGVGKTTLVNALVPEDQRRITGHVNAVTGRGRHTTTSALALPLAGDEGWVIDTPGVRSFGLAHVDPSRVIHAFPDLEPGTEGCPRACSHDEPDCALDAWVEEGHADPARLYSLRRLLAARERTDGD; translated from the coding sequence ATGCGCCGCTACGGCAAGCACACCGACGAGGACGACATCCGCTCCCGCCCCAACCGCAAGGGCAACCGGCCGCGCACCCACATCCGGCCCAAGCACGAGGACGCCACCGAGGGCATGGTCCTCACGGTCGACCGGGGCCGGCTGACGTGCCTGGTCGAGGACCGGGTCATCACCGCGATGAAGGCCCGTGAACTGGGCCGCAAGGCGGCCGTGGTGGGCGACCGGGTCGCCATCGTGGGTGACCTGTCCGGCAAGAAGGACACCCTCGCCAGGATCGTGCGGATCGAGGAGCGCTCGTCGGTGCTGCGCCGTACCGCCGACGACGACGATCCCTACGAGCGGGTGGTCGTGGCCAACGCCGACCAGCTCGCCGTGGTGACCGCCCTCGCCGACCCCGAGCCCCGGCCGCGGCTGATCGACCGCTGCCTGGTCGCCGCCTTCGACGGCGGACTCGAGCCGCTGCTGGTCCTCACCAAGTCCGACCTCGCACCCCCGGACAAGCTGCTCGAGCTGTACGGCGCGCTCGACATCCCGTACGTCGTCACCAGCCGCGCCGAGCTGGAGAGCGGCGAGGCGGTGGAGCGGGTGCGCGAGCAGCTCGACGGGCGGATCACGGCGCTCGTGGGGCACTCCGGCGTCGGCAAGACGACCCTGGTGAACGCACTCGTCCCGGAGGACCAACGGCGGATCACCGGGCACGTCAACGCGGTGACCGGGCGCGGCCGGCACACCACCACGTCCGCGCTGGCGCTGCCGCTCGCGGGGGACGAGGGCTGGGTGATCGACACCCCGGGCGTGCGGTCCTTCGGGCTGGCGCACGTCGACCCCTCACGGGTGATCCACGCCTTCCCCGACCTGGAGCCGGGTACGGAGGGCTGTCCGCGCGCGTGCAGCCACGACGAGCCGGACTGCGCGCTGGACGCCTGGGTGGAGGAGGGCCACGCGGACCCGGCGCGGCTGTACTCGCTGCGGCGGCTGCTCGCCGCGCGGGAACGCACCGACGGGGACTGA
- the aroA gene encoding 3-phosphoshikimate 1-carboxyvinyltransferase translates to MAPNPTHTALWPAPHASGAVDATVHVPGSKSVTNRALVLAALASEPGWLRRPLRSRDTLLMAGALRAMGVEIEEGIGPDGTGEAWRVVPAGLHGPATVDVGNAGTVMRFLPPVATLADGPVRFDGDPRSHERPLNGVIDALRTLGARIDDDDRGALPMTVHGGGALEGGTVEVDASSSSQFVSALLLSAPRFNQGVEVRHTGATLPSMPHIRMTVDMLRTVGAQVDTPESGGEPNVWRVTPGALLGRDLTVEPDLSNAQPFLAAALVTGGKVVIPDWPARTTQPGDRLREIFTEMGGSCELTEYGLLFTGSGAVHGIDVDLGEVGELTPGVAAVAALADSPSTLRGVAHLRLHETDRLAALTKEINELGGDVTETADGLHIRPRRLHGGVFHTYEDHRMATAGAIIGLAVDGVQIENVATTAKTLPDFPELWTGMLGA, encoded by the coding sequence ATGGCCCCGAATCCCACGCACACCGCCCTCTGGCCCGCCCCGCACGCGAGCGGAGCCGTCGACGCGACGGTCCACGTGCCCGGGTCCAAGTCGGTCACCAACCGCGCCCTCGTCCTCGCCGCCCTCGCCTCCGAGCCGGGCTGGCTGCGCCGCCCGCTGCGCTCGCGCGACACGCTGCTGATGGCGGGCGCGCTGCGGGCCATGGGTGTGGAGATCGAGGAGGGGATCGGGCCCGACGGGACCGGCGAGGCCTGGCGGGTCGTCCCGGCCGGCCTGCACGGCCCGGCCACCGTGGACGTGGGCAACGCGGGTACGGTGATGCGGTTCCTGCCGCCGGTGGCCACCCTGGCCGACGGCCCCGTCCGCTTCGACGGCGACCCGCGCTCGCACGAGCGTCCCCTGAACGGCGTCATCGACGCGCTGCGCACGCTCGGCGCCCGGATCGACGACGACGACCGCGGCGCGCTGCCGATGACGGTGCACGGCGGGGGCGCGCTGGAGGGCGGGACCGTGGAGGTCGACGCCTCCTCGTCCTCACAGTTCGTCAGCGCGCTGCTGCTGTCGGCGCCGCGTTTCAACCAGGGCGTGGAGGTGCGGCACACGGGCGCGACGCTGCCGTCGATGCCGCACATCCGGATGACCGTCGACATGCTCCGCACGGTGGGCGCTCAGGTCGACACCCCCGAGTCGGGCGGCGAGCCGAACGTCTGGCGGGTCACGCCGGGCGCCCTGCTGGGCCGGGACCTGACCGTCGAGCCGGACCTGTCCAACGCGCAGCCGTTCCTCGCGGCCGCGCTGGTCACCGGCGGCAAGGTGGTGATCCCCGACTGGCCCGCGCGGACCACCCAGCCCGGTGACCGGCTGCGGGAGATCTTCACCGAGATGGGTGGTTCCTGCGAGCTGACCGAGTACGGGCTGCTCTTCACCGGCTCCGGGGCGGTGCACGGCATCGACGTGGACCTCGGCGAGGTGGGCGAGCTGACGCCGGGCGTCGCGGCTGTCGCGGCCCTCGCGGACTCCCCCTCGACCCTGCGGGGCGTGGCCCATCTGCGGCTGCACGAGACGGACCGGCTGGCCGCGCTCACCAAGGAGATCAACGAGCTGGGCGGCGACGTCACCGAGACGGCCGACGGCCTGCACATCCGCCCGCGGCGGCTGCACGGCGGCGTCTTCCACACCTACGAGGACCACCGCATGGCCACCGCCGGTGCGATCATCGGCCTGGCAGTCGACGGCGTCCAGATCGAGAACGTGGCGACCACGGCGAAGACCCTTCCGGACTTCCCCGAGCTGTGGACCGGGATGCTCGGGGCCTAG
- a CDS encoding SOS response-associated peptidase translates to MCGRYAASRRPEDLAGIFEVEKWEPEETLEPDYNVAPTKEVYAVLDRALKDAEDPRPVRQLRKLKWGLVPSWSKTPEGGARMINARAETVHEKPSYRRAFSSRRCILPADGYYEWVTGKQERDLEVEGKKKRPRKQPYFVTPADGSVFAMAGLYEFWRDGTLPDDHPRAWWVTCSVITTEAETSPLAVAPADGPHALAEIHPRMPLMLTPDRWDAWLDPARTDPGDLRALLAPPPPGLMRAYPVATAVSNVRNNGPELLKELAAPEEGTLF, encoded by the coding sequence ATGTGCGGACGGTATGCAGCGAGTCGGAGGCCCGAGGATCTCGCCGGGATCTTCGAGGTCGAGAAGTGGGAGCCCGAGGAGACCCTGGAGCCGGACTACAACGTGGCGCCGACCAAGGAGGTCTACGCCGTCCTCGACCGTGCTCTGAAGGACGCCGAGGACCCGCGCCCGGTTCGGCAGCTGCGCAAGCTGAAGTGGGGACTGGTGCCGTCCTGGTCCAAGACCCCCGAGGGCGGCGCCCGGATGATCAACGCCCGCGCGGAGACCGTGCACGAGAAGCCGTCCTACCGCCGTGCCTTCTCCTCCCGCCGCTGCATCCTGCCCGCCGACGGCTACTACGAGTGGGTCACCGGCAAGCAGGAGCGTGACCTGGAGGTCGAGGGGAAGAAGAAGCGGCCCCGCAAGCAGCCGTACTTCGTGACGCCGGCCGACGGCTCGGTGTTCGCCATGGCCGGACTGTACGAGTTCTGGCGGGACGGCACGCTGCCCGACGACCACCCCCGGGCCTGGTGGGTGACCTGCTCCGTGATCACCACCGAGGCGGAGACGAGCCCGCTGGCCGTGGCCCCGGCGGACGGCCCGCACGCCCTCGCCGAGATCCACCCGCGGATGCCGCTGATGCTCACCCCGGACCGCTGGGACGCCTGGCTCGACCCGGCCAGGACCGACCCCGGCGACCTGCGCGCGCTGCTGGCCCCGCCGCCGCCCGGACTGATGCGCGCCTACCCGGTCGCCACCGCCGTCAGCAACGTCCGCAACAACGGACCGGAGCTGCTGAAGGAGCTGGCCGCGCCCGAAGAGGGCACACTCTTCTGA
- the hisN gene encoding histidinol-phosphatase yields MPDYLDDLRLAHVLADAADAATMDRFKALDLKVETKPDMTPVSEADKAAEELIRGHLQRARPRDAVLGEEYGVEGTGPRRWVIDPIDGTKNYVRGVPVWATLISLMEAGEGGFQPVVGVVSAPALGRRWWAAKGHGAYAGRSLSSATRLRVSQVSRVSDASFAYSSLTGWEEQGRLDGFLDLTREVWRTRAYGDFWPYMMVAEGSVDLCAEPELSLWDMAATAIVVTEAGGTFTGLDGRPGPHSGNAAASNGLLHDELLGYLNQRY; encoded by the coding sequence ATGCCCGACTACCTCGACGACCTGCGTCTCGCCCATGTCCTCGCGGACGCCGCCGACGCCGCGACCATGGACCGGTTCAAGGCTCTCGACCTCAAGGTGGAGACCAAACCCGACATGACGCCGGTGAGCGAGGCGGACAAGGCCGCCGAGGAGCTCATCCGCGGCCACCTCCAGCGCGCCCGCCCGAGGGACGCGGTCCTGGGCGAGGAGTACGGCGTCGAGGGCACCGGGCCGCGGCGCTGGGTGATCGACCCGATCGACGGAACCAAGAACTACGTGCGGGGCGTCCCCGTGTGGGCCACGCTGATCTCCCTGATGGAGGCCGGCGAGGGCGGGTTCCAGCCGGTCGTGGGCGTCGTCTCGGCCCCCGCACTGGGCCGCCGCTGGTGGGCGGCGAAGGGGCACGGCGCCTACGCCGGACGCAGCCTGTCGTCGGCCACCCGGCTGCGGGTCTCCCAGGTGTCCCGCGTCTCCGACGCCTCCTTCGCGTACTCCTCCCTCACCGGCTGGGAGGAGCAGGGACGGCTGGACGGCTTCCTCGACCTCACCCGCGAGGTGTGGCGCACGCGCGCGTACGGCGACTTCTGGCCGTACATGATGGTCGCCGAGGGGTCGGTCGACCTGTGCGCGGAGCCGGAGCTGTCGCTGTGGGACATGGCGGCCACGGCGATCGTGGTGACCGAGGCAGGCGGCACCTTCACCGGGCTCGACGGCCGCCCGGGCCCGCACAGCGGCAACGCCGCCGCGTCGAACGGCCTGCTGCACGACGAGCTGCTGGGGTATCTCAACCAGCGCTACTGA
- a CDS encoding DMT family transporter, which yields MAWLLVIVAGLLETGFAVCLKLSHGFTRLWPTIAFCAFALGSFGLLTLALKKLDVGPAYAVWTGIGAAGTAIYGMVFLDDLVSTLKIVSISLVILGVIGLQLSGSAH from the coding sequence ATGGCGTGGCTGCTGGTCATCGTCGCCGGGTTGCTCGAGACCGGTTTCGCCGTGTGTCTGAAGCTGTCGCACGGCTTCACCCGGCTCTGGCCCACCATCGCCTTCTGCGCGTTCGCGCTCGGCAGCTTCGGACTGCTGACCCTGGCGCTGAAGAAGCTGGACGTGGGACCGGCGTACGCGGTGTGGACGGGCATCGGGGCGGCGGGGACGGCCATCTACGGGATGGTGTTCCTCGACGACCTGGTGTCGACGCTGAAGATCGTCTCGATCAGCCTGGTGATCCTCGGTGTGATCGGACTGCAGCTCTCGGGCTCCGCGCACTGA
- a CDS encoding M50 family metallopeptidase, translated as MVSTASVSLMSLGSLWDEVSGTQPDPDLWVIVATLVAAAAVVVPQAPWRLARNAITIAHEGGHGLVALLTGRTLTGIRLHSDTSGLTVSRGKPTGIGMILTAAAGYTAPPLLGLGGAALLGAGRITLLLWLATALLLAVLVMIRNAYGAVSVLVTGGTFVLVSWLTGPQVQAAFAYAVVWFLLLGGVRPAFELQSKRAHGGAGDSDADQLSRLTHVPAGLWLFLFHAVSLSSLLGGGRWLLGL; from the coding sequence ATGGTCAGCACCGCGTCCGTGTCCCTGATGTCCCTCGGCTCCCTCTGGGACGAGGTCTCGGGCACCCAGCCCGACCCGGACCTGTGGGTGATCGTCGCGACGCTGGTGGCCGCCGCTGCCGTGGTCGTGCCGCAGGCGCCCTGGCGGCTGGCCCGCAACGCCATCACCATCGCCCACGAGGGCGGGCACGGCCTGGTGGCGCTGCTCACCGGCCGCACGCTGACCGGGATACGCCTGCACTCGGACACCAGCGGCCTGACGGTGAGCCGGGGCAAGCCGACGGGCATCGGCATGATCCTCACGGCCGCCGCCGGCTACACCGCTCCCCCGCTGCTGGGCCTCGGCGGGGCCGCGCTGCTCGGCGCCGGCCGCATCACGCTGCTGCTGTGGCTGGCCACGGCACTGCTGCTGGCGGTGCTGGTGATGATCCGCAACGCCTACGGGGCGGTGTCGGTGCTGGTCACCGGGGGCACGTTCGTCCTGGTGTCCTGGCTGACGGGCCCCCAGGTGCAGGCGGCGTTCGCGTACGCGGTGGTGTGGTTCCTGCTGCTGGGCGGCGTCCGCCCCGCGTTCGAGCTCCAGTCCAAGCGGGCCCACGGCGGCGCCGGCGACTCGGACGCGGACCAGCTGTCCCGGCTGACTCACGTACCAGCGGGCCTGTGGCTGTTCCTGTTCCACGCGGTGTCCTTGTCCTCACTCCTGGGCGGCGGCCGCTGGCTCCTGGGCCTGTGA